The DNA window CCGCATGCAGAAGCGCCGCAATGGCCAGATTGCCCTGGTCAGTTCGCTGGCGGGCCTCAGGGCGCTGCCCGACATGCCATCCTACAGCGCCACGAAGGCGGCCGTTCGGGCCTATGGCATTTCGCTGAGAGGATGGCTGAGGCCGTTCGGCATCAAGGTCACGGTCGTCTGTCCCGGCTTCGTGACGTCGCCGATGTCGGCTCGCCACTCCGGCGCACGGCCGTTTGAAATCTCGGCCGAAAAGGCCGCGGGGAAAATCGTTTCGGGGATCGCGGCCGGACGATCGATCGTCGTCTTTCCGTGGATCCTTCTCCTCGGCATGCGTCTCGGCGGCCTGCTGCCGCCGGTCCTTTCGGACTGGTTCATGCGGCCCTTCGAGGCCTCGGTCGTTCCCGATGGCGAGTTGGACCGCAAGACGAAAGACTGAAGAGTTCAGCGGGCGCTGAGTTGCTGCAGCACCGATCCCGCCGACCGGACGATCTCCAGTTCCTCGGCGGTGATCCGCACGGCGTCCGAAATCTCCTCACGCGTGTGCAGCGACGTGATGAAGAAGCGAAGACGCGCCGCCTTCTCGGGAACGGCCGGATAGATGATGGGCAGGGCGTTGAGACCGCGCTCATAGATCCGGTGAGCAAGCACCGCAGCCTGGGCCGATCCGCCAACGATGATCGGACAGACCGCGTAGCCCTCCGAAAGGCCGACGTCGAGACCAGCATTCTTGGCCTCCTCGACAAAAAACTGCCCGTTCTCGTGCAGCTTCGCCACTCGCCATGGCTCTTCGAGCATCAGGTCGATCGAGGTGATGGCCGCGGCGGCGAGTGCCGGAGGCAGGCCGACCGAATAAACGAACCCCGGCGCCTTCACCTTCAGGAAATCGACCAGCGCCGACGTGCCGGCGATATAGCCGCCGCAGCCGGAGAGCGTTTTCGATAGCGTGCCCATCCAGATTTCGACGAGCTTGGGATCGATGCCCGCGTGCTCCGCGATGCCTCGACCCGTCTTGCCGAGGACGCCGATCGAATGCGCCTCGTCGACCATCAGCCAGGCGTCATGCGACGCCTTGACCTCGATGAAACGGGTCAGGTCGGGAAAGTCACCATCCATCGAGTAGAGCCCCTCGATGACGATCAGCACCTTCTCATACTGATGCCGCACCTTGTCGAGGGTCTGGGAAACGAATCGCCAGTCATTGTGCGGGAAGCTCACCCGCGAGGCACCGGACAGACGGGCTCCTTCCGCGATCGAGTTATGAATGAGCGCATCATACATAATGAGGTCGCGGGGCCCGAGCAGCGTTCCGATCGTGCTGACGTTGGTCGCATGACCGCTGACCATCGCGATGGCGTCCTCGACACCATGCAGTTCAGCAATCTTCTCTTCGAATTCCCTGTGGATCGGACGCTCGCCCGCCACAAGGCGGCTGGCCGAGACCGACGTGCCGTAGCGGTCGATCGCGGCCTTGGCCGCCGCATTGACCCTCTCGTGGCCATTGAGGCCAAGATAGTTGTAGGACGCGAAATTGAGGAAGGTCCGGTTGCCGATCATCGTGGTCGCGGCAGCCAGTCCCTCGTGGGACCGAAAGAACGGATTGCCGATCCCCATCATGTCGGCGGCGGCCCGCTGCATGCGCAGTTCGCGATATTCAGGCAGCGTCGAAAAGTCGAACGGCTTGACCGGTCGCCGGCTGGTTTCCGCCTTCGCGGCATGGGCCGGCGGCGCCGGGCGCGGGCGTCGATTGCGATTGGCCTCGCGCAGGTTCGCCATCAACGCTTCCTTGGACGAACGCTTGTCTGAGGGGCCGTTCTTCTCGTCGCTCATTTGCCTCGTCCAGTCTCAGATCAGCCGCTTGGTCTCGGCGCTGCGCTCTTCGATCGCAGACATCGCCGCGCTGACATCGATGCCCTCGTCCTCGGCGACATGCCGGGCCGCCACGATCTCCGCGTCACCCGACAGCGCGCCCTCGCTTCCCTGGACGCGCTCGACCACGCGCGTGGCGATGGCGCTGAGCGTCGCGCCGTTGGCCAGCGATAGCAAGGGAATGTCGAAACCGAGCTTCTGCTCGGCCGCCATGCGCAGCTCCAGCGCCATCAGAGAGTCCATGCCGATTTCGGTCAGCGGCCTGACCGGATCGATGTCCTCGAGTGGCAGGCGCAGGATATGCGAGATTTCGTCGGCGAGAATATCGCAGACCAGCTTGATCGCCTCGCGCTGCGGCAGTTCGGCGATCTGCCGTCCGAGCTCGCCGTCTCCTGTCGACGCGGCAACGGAATCGTCGACGTTGCGCATGACGACCTCGGCCAGTGGCGTTGCCATGATGGCCAGTTCGCGCTTGGCCGACGCCCAGTTCATCCGGGCATAGGCAATCACCGGATCGTCGAGACCGGCGTCGAGCGCAAGGTGCAGTCCTTTCAGCGCCTGCCTGGCCGTCAGGGCCTGTGCCCCCATCCGCATCGAGAGCATGGCGTTGACCTCGGCGTTGCGGGCCAGATAGCCGACATCGGCGATGGCACCCCAGGCAACGGTCAGAGCCGGGAGACCCGCGGCATGACGCTGGCGGGCGAGGCCTTCCAGATAGGCATTGGCGGCCACATAGGCTGCCTGACCGGGGTTCCCGATCAGCGTCGTTGCCGACGAATAGAGAACGAAGAGATCGATGGGCAGGCCACGGCTTGCCGCGTCGAGATTCGACGCACCGGCGATCTTCGGTGCCAGCACGCTCTCGATCCGCGTTGCATCCAGATTCTGGAACAGTGCGTCGTCGATCACCATCGCGGTGTGCATGATGCCCTTGAGCGGCGGCATCTCCTTCGCGATGGTTTCGAAGAGCTTGTCGACTTGCGGCCGCTCCGCCGCGTCGCAGGCATAGACACGGACTTCGGCGCCCGCGCTCTCCATATCCGCGATGACCGCGCCTGCGGTCTCCGAGACAGTGCCGGAACGGCTGACCAGCGCTAGGTGCCGGGCACCTCGTTCGACCAGAGAACGGGCCGTTTCCACGCCGAACCCGCCGAGGCCGCCGACAATGAGATATGTCGCATCGGCATGGATCGGCGTTGGCCGCTGCCCCGGCGCCGGCATCATCTCCGGCGGGCGAACCAGAATCTTGCCGATATGACCGGACTGCTGCATCAGCCGGAAGGCATCGGTGATCCGGTCGGCATCGAAGACCCGGTAGGGCAGGGGCGAGAACACGCCTTCCTCGAAGCGTTTGACCAGATCGTCGAAAAGCCTCGTCGCCAGCTTGGGGCGCCGGGTCAGGAGCTGATCGGCGTCGACGCCGAAATACGACAGATTCTGACGGAACGGCCGAAGGCCGATGCGGGAGTTGGCATAGTAGTCGCGCTTGCCGAGTTCGACGAAGCGCCCGAACGGACGCAGGACTGCGATCGAACGTTCCATCGCCTCGCCGAAGAGCGAGTTGAGCACGACGTCGACGCCATCGCCGCCCGTCAACTGCATCACCTCGTCGTGGAAGGCCAGCGACCGGGAATCCAGCACATGGTGGGCGCCGAGCATGTCCAGCAAAGCACGCTTTTCCGGCGACCCGGCCGTGGCAATCACCTTGGCTCCGCGCCAATGGGCGATCTGCAGGGCCGCAAGTCCGACGCCGCCGGCGCCGCCGTGGATCAGGATCGTCTCGCCTTCCTCGAGCCGGGCGAGGTCGACGAGCGCATAATAGGCAGTCAGGAACGTGACCGGGATCGTCGCGGCGGCTTCCAGGTCGAGTTGGGCTGGCACAGGCGCGACAGCCTTTTCGGCGACCTTCACATGGCTGGCAAAGCACGCGGGCGCAAAGGTGATGACCCTGTCGCCGGGAACAAACCGCGTCACCGTGGGACCGACCCGCGTCACAACGCCGGAGCATTCCATGCCAAGGGTCGCGCCGGCAAAGCCGTCTTCGAGCGCCTCGTCGGGCAGCAGGCCGAGAGCCCACATGACGTCGCGGAAGTTGAGGCCCGTTGCCGCGACCTCGATCTCGATCTCGTCGTCCGCCGGCGCGTGGCGCTCGACCGCCTTCCAGGCAAGCCCGTCGGGCGATCCCTGATGTTCCAGGTCAAGCACCATGCCGCACTCGCCGGTGAGGCGGTTGCGCTCCGCCCGTGAGGCAAAGCCCTTTGCCGGCACGACGCGCAGCACCGAACTGCCCTGCAGGTCGAGAACGAATTCCCGCTCGTCGCCAGGATTGGCAAGAAGACGGCCGAGACGAGTGGCCGCCTCCGCCGGCGCCATCGTCGGGGAAAAATCGACGAGCCGGGTCTCGATGTCCGGATACTCGTTGATCAGCACGCGCCCGAGGCCCCAAAGGGCGGCCGACACCGGGTCGTGACTGGCAACGCCAGCCCCGCCGGGGGCCACGAGCCAGAGCCTTGCCGGCGGCTTCATCGCACCGTTGAGGATCGCGTGAATGACCATGGTTGCCCGCAGGACCACCTTGGTCGGCCAGCCGCTGATCGGCCTCATCGCGGGCAGAAGGACCAGATCCTTGGCCGAACCAGCCGCAAGAAGGTCCTTCAACCCGCCATCGCTGTCGGAACCGACCGCATCCAGCCGGCCGGCACCGGTCTCGTCCATATCGCCGACGGCGAGAAGCACCTTGCGGTCTCGCCGGGACAGATCCGAAGACAGCGCATCGGCGAGAGCCTTCGACAAGGCATCGTTGCCGACCGCCACGATCAGCACCGGATCGACGAGTTCTTCCTGCGTCGCCGCCGATTTCGTCGGCATCTTTGCCACAAGCAGGCTGGTCTGGCTGCCGGCAAGGGCAATCGGACCCCAATCCGCCGTTTCGAATCCTGCCTCGATCAAGCGTGCGGTTAGCGCCTCCGCGCCGGCAACGGGACCGATGGGATGGGCGCCAACGAGGGTATCGCGCCACCAGTCCGTGGCCGTACCACCGACGAGATCGGCGAAGAACGCCGGCTCCGGTTCGGCTGAAATGAAAAGCCCGCCTCCAGCCAGAAGCTCGGGTGATTTCGAAGCAATGTCATCCCGGGACGGCGTCGCCAGGGCGCCGATCGAAAGAACGACGTCGAAAGCCGACGCTTCGTTCAGTTCGTCGATCGTCAGGACCTCGATCTGCGGCTCTCCTTCGAGCCGAAGCTTCAGTCGCTCCACCTTGTGCGGATCGGCATCGGAGACGACGACACGGGTGACCTTGTCACCTCCCTGCGCAAGGAGACGGGCAACATGCGACGCGCCACGCCCGAGCACGAGAGCCCGCAACGGACGGCAGTCCGGCCACGTGCCCAGCAGATCTTCCGCCACGGTCGACGCCGCCTGAATCAGCGCTTCGCCAGTCTGCGATCCGGTCGCGAAATAGTCGGTAAGACCCGCGGAAAGTCTGGGGTCGTTTCCATCCTCAAGGCCGTCTGTCAGGATTTGCTCAAGCGACGTCGAAAGACGCGAAAGCACCGCGACTTCGGCAATCCGCTTCGGATGGTCGCCAAGCAACGCCTGGATGACCGTGGAGAGCGCCGGATAGGGACTTTCGGCCGCAAGGGTCCAGATGCCGTCCTGCGAACACTCGGCCGCCCCGTCCTCCAGAACCGCGTCCAGTATCCTGCCAAGGAGCGGCAAGGCCGTCTCGTGCAGGCGTCCGTCGCCCGCCAGTGCCACTGGATCCAGACGGCGATCGTCGCTCGCGAACCGCTCCAGAGTGGAGAAAGCCAGAGACCGGCTGGCGGCATCGATGAGCAGATCGGCATCGTCCGGTTCGCCATAGTCGGATGCGACCAGACCGAGGGCCTGAGCCCGCCCGAGCGTCGCAGCCTCCCATGCCTCTCCCGCGTCAACCACCTCACCGGGCTCGATATGGCGCAGAGCGGCCACCCGGAACGCGAACTCGTCGGGATGATCGGGCCGCGTCAGATGAACCGACTTGAAGCGACAGCCGTCAGCGACGGCAACAACGCTTCCGTCAGCGGCAATCAGCGTGAACTTCGCAACGACCGAGTGGCTCGATGCCTTCTCGATATCGATGAAGGCGCCGACCGGCGTCGCGCCGGCGGCAAACAGCCTCAGACTGCCGATCCGCACAGGCAGGAACGACGTTCCCGCAACCGGGGCGACCAGGCGGGTGATCAACTGGAAAAGACCGTGGAAGCTGGCATCCAGCAGTGTCGGATGAAGGCTGAACTGGCTGTCGCCGACGTCGCCGGCCGCTGCATCCGAGAGAGCGACGTAGATCGACCGCTCCCCGATCTCATAGACACCCTTCGCCCGCCGGAATGCTGGTCCGTAGTTGAGGCCGAAGCGCTGCGTCTGAAGGTAGAGATCCTCGCTGGAGAGTGACGGCGTGCCGGTCGGCACCGTCCGCTCGTCCCGCGGCGCCGTCTGAACCGGAGCCTTTGCAACGCGACCACGCACGTGAAGTGCCCAGTCATCGCCGGAAAGACGGCGGCGGCTGCCGATCTCGATGACCTGATGGGCCATGTCGATGTCGACGCGCGTCTCGCGCGTCGATCCGTCCTCGATCAGCATCGGCCGAAGAATATCGAAATCGAGGACTTCCACCATCGAGTCCGGACCGAATTCCTGCCGGGCCGCAGCCAGCGCCATCTCGGCGAAACCGGCGGCCGGATAGACGGTCGCATCTTCGACCTTGTGATCCGCCAGCCAGGGGACCAGGTAGGTGTCGATGAAGGAAAAATAGGGGCCGGTGTTGAATCTCGACCGGCTGCCGAGAAGCGGATGGTCGTCGTCGTGTCCAAAGACGTCGAACGTTTCGTCCGAGGCCACGGGACGATAGGTCTGGTTCTGCCACGCATAGACCGGCAGATCGATCCCAAGCGGCAGGGCAGGGCCGAAGAGCTTCTCCATGTCGATGGAGGCGCCATTGGCGAAGGCCCTTGTCGCGATGCCGCCGATGACGTCCTCGCCAACGCGGTCGGATTCATCGAAGCTGGCGAGCGCAACACCGGGCTTGCCGATGGCCGCCAGCGAGTCGGCAACATAGTTCTGCAGAACCGGCTTCGGCCCGATCTCGACGAAGACCCGCATGTCCAGCGCGGCGAGTTCCTCAACGGCCGCCCGGAACAGAACCGGACGACGCACATTCTGCCACCAGTATTCCCCATCCAGTTCCCGGCCGTCCAAGGACCGTCCGGAGACGGTCGAGATGAACTGGACCGGTCCGTCGGTGGGCGCGAGATCGCTCAAGGCGTCGACGATGTTGTTGCGGATCGGCTCGATCAGGGCGCAGTGGAAGGGATAGTCGAGCTTGAGCTTGCGCATCGCCCAGCGCTTCTTGCGGGCGAACTTCGCAAAGGCATCGATCTGGTCGTAGCTTCCGGACAACGTGACGCTGCGAGGACTGTTGTCGCCGGCGATTTCGAGACCCGCAAATTCGGGAAGCGACAGAGCTTCGCGCGCCTGATCCGCCGATACCAGCAGGGCCGCCATGCCGCCGAGGTGGCGCGTGACTTCCTGGCAGGTCGAGCGCACATGAATGAGTTCGACCGCCTGCTCCAGCGAGAGAGCTCCGCAGGCCCAGGCCGCGGCAACCTCGCCGACGCTGTGGCCCGCCACCGCGTCGGGCCGCAATCCGCGGCGGGCGAGGGCTTGGGTCATCGCCACCTGGATGGCGAACAGCAGCGGCTGGGCCACCTCGGTACGCTCGACGTCATTTTCCAGATCTTCGGAGAACAACGTCGTCAGGAGCGACCAGCCCGCGACGCGCATGAAGAGCCGGTTGATCGTCTCGAAGGCCTGCTGGAAATCCGGATCGGTCTGATAGGCGGCCATGCCCATGCCAGCCCACTGCGAGCCATTGCCGGAATAGAGGAAGGCGACTTTTCCGTTCCGCGCCGTCGCCTGGGCCGAAATCGCACTCCGTTCGCCGGCAAGGAACGCGTCGAGGCCCTTGACGAGGTCGGATTGGCGGTCACCCGGCACGACAACGCGATAGTCGAGATGATCGCGCCGATAGGCAGCCGCATTGGCGATGATCCGCGCCTCGCCGTCATTCGCCGCGTCGAGACGGTCGCGGTAGCGCTCGGCCAGAGCCTTCAGGGCTTCGCGCGATCGGGCACTGACGACAAGCGGCGCCTGGAACTCCGGCCTTTCGCTCGCCATAGTGGGAACAGCCTCTTTCAGCACGACATGGGCATTGGCTCCGCCAAATCCGAAGGAGTTGATGCCGATATGGTGCGGGCCTTCGCCGACAATCAGCCGCCCTTCGCTGACGACCTCGAGATTGAGCCCCTCGAAGTCGATATCGGGGTTGGGCGTATTGAAGTGCAAAGATGCGGGAAGCCGGCCCTTTTCAAGTGCGAGTTGCACCTTGAGCAGGCCGGCAAGACCCGATGCCGATTCCAGATGACCGATGTTCGTCTTGACCGAGCCGATCGGCAAGGGAGACGTCCGGCGCCGGCCGAGAATGGTACCGAGAGCATTGGCCTCGATCGGATCTCCGGCGCGCGTTCCCGTGCCATGAGCCTCAACGTAGGCCAGCGAGCGCGGATCGATCTCGAAGCGCTCGTAGACCTGTTCGAGCAAGGCTGCCTGCTGCTCGGTGGAAGGAAGCGACAGCCCGGCGGTACGACCGTCCGAATTGATGCCGGACCCGACGACGAGACTGCGAATGGGATTGCCGGCCGCACGGGCAACGTCGGCCCGGCGCAGGACGATCGCGACCGCGCCTTCCGATCGCACATACCCGTCACCGGCGGCATCGAACGCACGGCAAAGCCCTGTCGGGCTCAACATGGACGCCCGCGAAAAGCCGACGAAGGCGAAGGGCGACAGGAGAACATTCACACCCGCGACGACGGCCGTGTCGATCCGGCCGGCACGGATGGCCTCCAGTGCCTCATGCATGGCAACGATCGAGGACGAACAGGCCGTATCGACCGTGAAGCTCGGGCCCCTCAGATCGAAAATGTAGGAAATGCGATTGGAGACGATCGAAAGGGTGCTGCCGGTCATCGACTGCGTATCGCCGGACCCCGTATCCACGATCAGCGAGTGCGAATAGTCCATGCCGGACGCACCGACATAAACGCCGGTCTCCGTTCCTGCGATGTCGGACGGCCTGATGCCGCTATGCTCGAAAGCCTCCCAGGCGACCTGCAGCAGCAGACGTTGCTGCGGGTCCATCTGCTCGGCTTCACGGGGCGAAATGCCAAAGAAAACAGGATCGAAGCCCCAGATATCCTCGATCTGGCCGGCTGCCCACGTGTAGCTGCGCCCAACGACACCCTGGCCCGGATGGCCGAAGCGGCGTTTCGACCAACGATCCGGCTGGACCTCGGAAATCACACATTCGCCGCGATCGAGCAGCCCCCAGAATTCGTCTGCTGTTGAAGCCTTTGGAAGACGGCAGGAATATCCAACGATGGCTATGTCGTTCAATGTCATCTCACAAAGGTTCACTCATGTCCGTCACCGTCGCCCGCATCGCGATACCGCGATGGCAAATCCGATCGGCGCCGGGCCTTCGATCACGTCCGGCATCTGCAGAAACACGGATCTGCAGTAAACCACTATGCTTATACCTTCTGTCCCGGCAAATGCTACGAGGTCCGAAGCGTTCGGAATCAAAGCATCATCCAAACAGTTTACCCCTGCTTCGATGCATACCTGCAACTACAAAGACTCTAATCCGAATGTGGCGTCAGACAAACCGCTCGCGTGAAGAACACACATATCGTTCACCGTCACCAACCGGTCAGGCAGTCCGTCAGGCGGATGGCCGTGCCTGAGTTTCCTTGATGTCCGCGAAGCGGATCTTCGGCCACTTGTCCCTGACGTAGTTCAGCGCATAGCCCGACGTCGACAGAAGAACCGGATCTCCGTCCACATCCTCGGCCGTCGCGCTGCGATTGGCAGCCAGGAATTCGTCAAGCTGCTTGCCGTCCTCGGCCGCAATCCAGCGCGCTAGGGTGTACTGGCTGCCTTCAAAACCGACCGTGAGCCCGTATTCGGCCGCAAGACGGTTCTGCAGCACGTCAAGCTGCAGAGCACCAACGAAGCCGACGAGGGCAGGGGAGCCATCGACCGGCCGAAAAACCTGCACAACACCTTCCTCGGCAAGCTCCTGAAGGGCCTGCTTGAGTTTCTTCGCCTTCATGGCGTCTTCAAGGCGCACCCGTCGAAGAATTTCGGGAGCGAAGTTGGGGACGCCGACGAAGGTCAGATCCTCACCCTCGGTCAACGTGTCGCCGATGCGCAAGGTTCCATGGTTCGGAAGCCCGACGACATCGCCCGCGTACGCCTCGTCCGCGATATGTCGTTCCTGGGCGAAGAAGAACTGCGGCGTGTGGAGGCCCATCTGCTTGCCGGACCTGACGTGGCGGACCTTCATGCCCCGCGTCAGCTTGCCGGAACAAAGGCGGATGAAGGCAATCCGGTCGCGATGGTTCGGATCCATGTTCGCCTGGATCTTGAAGACGAAGGCCGTCATCTTCGCTTCGTTGGCATGGACCGTCCGCTTGTCGGCCGCCTGATCGCGCGGCGGCGGGGAAAATCGCGCCAGACCATCGAGGAGATCCTTGATGCCGAAATTGCGCAGCGCCGATCCCCAGTAGACCGGCGTCAGCGTTCCCTCCCGGAAGGCTCCCAGATCGAAGGGATTGCATCCGTCGCGGACGAGTTCCAGCTCCTCGGCGACATGGTCCATGTTGCGGGACGCCAGAAGGTCGGTGAGCGCATTGTCGCCGATCATGTCGTTGTGGTCGTCGCTGGTCTCGTTCATCAGCCGGACCTTGCCCGTCTCGATATCATACGTACCGAGAAAGTCTCGTCCGCCACCGATCGGCCAGGTCATCGGCGCGGTATCGAGCGCCAGCGTCTTCTCGATCTCGTCGAGCACCTCGAAGGGATCGCGCGTCTCGCGGTCCATCTTGTTGATGAAGGTGACGATCGGAATGTCCCTGAGGCGGCAGACCTCGAAGAGCTTGCGCGTGCGATCCTCGATACCCTTGGCCGCGTCGATGACCATGATCGCGGCATCGACCGCTGTCAGCGTGCGGTAGGTGTCTTCGGAAAAGTCCTCGTGGCCCGGCGTGTCGAGCAGGTTGAAGACGTTGCCGCCATATTCGAAGGTCATCACCGACGTGACGACAGAGATGCCCCGGTCCCGCTCGATGCTCATCCAGTCGGAACGTGTCCGGCGACGCTCGCCGCGCGCCCTGACCTGACCGGCAAGCTGGATCGCGCCGCCGAAAAGCAGCAGCTTCTCGGTCAGCGTCGTCTTGCCGGCGTCCGGGTGCGAAATGATCGCGAAGGTGCGGCGGCGGGAAATTTCCTGGTCCAGTGCATCAGGTCGGTCAGCCGCCTGACGTGCGGTCTCGGTCATGGTCATCGTCTGGGCTTTGCCACATGTTTGCGCCGATATTGCGGACATCGCCGATCCCGTGGAATCCGACGTCGCAAACCGCATTGCCCACATGGCACGATGCTTTCGGCTTATTCAGCCACGTCCCTTACTGTGTCTGTCTTCACCATTCCAGAAAAAATCGTCCAATATGGCCGGCGGAGGGGATGATTGTCCTTCCGCGTTGAAGATTGACCGCAAGGCTTCGGCGAGCAGCCAGGCCGCATGCAACCGACCTAGGTCGGTGAAGGCGCGAATACATCAGCGATGCCGGCAGAAGATCATGGCATGTCGAGCCTATGCCGATCCGAAAGTCGTCCAAGCCACCGATCAAGCCACGAGGCAGCCCATGTCCGACATTGGCGGCATCTTCACTCCGGCGGATATCCTGTTGATGATCCTGGTCGCCTGCAGTCCCGGCGCGCTAGTCGGCGCCGTGCTGGGAGCCATCCTGCGCCCCGGCAGACGCCTGATCGCGGCGCTGCTCGGGGCAGTCGCCGGCTTTGTCGCCGCGTTCGTCGGCTGGTTTGTCTATCTGGAGGTCTTCAAGTGACGCGACGGCAGAGCGTCGGTGCGGCGCGCGGCATCGAATTGCCGGCGCGCCGCCCGATGATAGCGATTGAGGGTACCGCCTCCTAAGGCGACACGGTCCCCCTGAGGTTGCCGGCATCCGTCACTTCGATCTCGGAAGAATCGGCGAGCGCGATAGCCTCGGCCAGGCCTTTTTCTCCCCCGTCATACGCCTCGATGGCATCGGCGATCTCCGGGTCCAGCGTCGCGAGCCGCGCATTAATCGCTTCGACGGTCTCGGCGG is part of the Hartmannibacter diazotrophicus genome and encodes:
- a CDS encoding SDR family NAD(P)-dependent oxidoreductase, which encodes MSLPFRSVILTGASSGIGRAVALSLARPGLRMGLVGRDAARMDEIANACRDRGAEVEIGLMDVRDRPALAGFIEDFDDRSPVDLVIANAGVTAGLGPDRSPEHPDESRRLLEINYGGMLNTVEPLLARMQKRRNGQIALVSSLAGLRALPDMPSYSATKAAVRAYGISLRGWLRPFGIKVTVVCPGFVTSPMSARHSGARPFEISAEKAAGKIVSGIAAGRSIVVFPWILLLGMRLGGLLPPVLSDWFMRPFEASVVPDGELDRKTKD
- a CDS encoding aminotransferase class I/II-fold pyridoxal phosphate-dependent enzyme, with amino-acid sequence MSDEKNGPSDKRSSKEALMANLREANRNRRPRPAPPAHAAKAETSRRPVKPFDFSTLPEYRELRMQRAAADMMGIGNPFFRSHEGLAAATTMIGNRTFLNFASYNYLGLNGHERVNAAAKAAIDRYGTSVSASRLVAGERPIHREFEEKIAELHGVEDAIAMVSGHATNVSTIGTLLGPRDLIMYDALIHNSIAEGARLSGASRVSFPHNDWRFVSQTLDKVRHQYEKVLIVIEGLYSMDGDFPDLTRFIEVKASHDAWLMVDEAHSIGVLGKTGRGIAEHAGIDPKLVEIWMGTLSKTLSGCGGYIAGTSALVDFLKVKAPGFVYSVGLPPALAAAAITSIDLMLEEPWRVAKLHENGQFFVEEAKNAGLDVGLSEGYAVCPIIVGGSAQAAVLAHRIYERGLNALPIIYPAVPEKAARLRFFITSLHTREEISDAVRITAEELEIVRSAGSVLQQLSAR
- a CDS encoding type I polyketide synthase, producing MNDIAIVGYSCRLPKASTADEFWGLLDRGECVISEVQPDRWSKRRFGHPGQGVVGRSYTWAAGQIEDIWGFDPVFFGISPREAEQMDPQQRLLLQVAWEAFEHSGIRPSDIAGTETGVYVGASGMDYSHSLIVDTGSGDTQSMTGSTLSIVSNRISYIFDLRGPSFTVDTACSSSIVAMHEALEAIRAGRIDTAVVAGVNVLLSPFAFVGFSRASMLSPTGLCRAFDAAGDGYVRSEGAVAIVLRRADVARAAGNPIRSLVVGSGINSDGRTAGLSLPSTEQQAALLEQVYERFEIDPRSLAYVEAHGTGTRAGDPIEANALGTILGRRRTSPLPIGSVKTNIGHLESASGLAGLLKVQLALEKGRLPASLHFNTPNPDIDFEGLNLEVVSEGRLIVGEGPHHIGINSFGFGGANAHVVLKEAVPTMASERPEFQAPLVVSARSREALKALAERYRDRLDAANDGEARIIANAAAYRRDHLDYRVVVPGDRQSDLVKGLDAFLAGERSAISAQATARNGKVAFLYSGNGSQWAGMGMAAYQTDPDFQQAFETINRLFMRVAGWSLLTTLFSEDLENDVERTEVAQPLLFAIQVAMTQALARRGLRPDAVAGHSVGEVAAAWACGALSLEQAVELIHVRSTCQEVTRHLGGMAALLVSADQAREALSLPEFAGLEIAGDNSPRSVTLSGSYDQIDAFAKFARKKRWAMRKLKLDYPFHCALIEPIRNNIVDALSDLAPTDGPVQFISTVSGRSLDGRELDGEYWWQNVRRPVLFRAAVEELAALDMRVFVEIGPKPVLQNYVADSLAAIGKPGVALASFDESDRVGEDVIGGIATRAFANGASIDMEKLFGPALPLGIDLPVYAWQNQTYRPVASDETFDVFGHDDDHPLLGSRSRFNTGPYFSFIDTYLVPWLADHKVEDATVYPAAGFAEMALAAARQEFGPDSMVEVLDFDILRPMLIEDGSTRETRVDIDMAHQVIEIGSRRRLSGDDWALHVRGRVAKAPVQTAPRDERTVPTGTPSLSSEDLYLQTQRFGLNYGPAFRRAKGVYEIGERSIYVALSDAAAGDVGDSQFSLHPTLLDASFHGLFQLITRLVAPVAGTSFLPVRIGSLRLFAAGATPVGAFIDIEKASSHSVVAKFTLIAADGSVVAVADGCRFKSVHLTRPDHPDEFAFRVAALRHIEPGEVVDAGEAWEAATLGRAQALGLVASDYGEPDDADLLIDAASRSLAFSTLERFASDDRRLDPVALAGDGRLHETALPLLGRILDAVLEDGAAECSQDGIWTLAAESPYPALSTVIQALLGDHPKRIAEVAVLSRLSTSLEQILTDGLEDGNDPRLSAGLTDYFATGSQTGEALIQAASTVAEDLLGTWPDCRPLRALVLGRGASHVARLLAQGGDKVTRVVVSDADPHKVERLKLRLEGEPQIEVLTIDELNEASAFDVVLSIGALATPSRDDIASKSPELLAGGGLFISAEPEPAFFADLVGGTATDWWRDTLVGAHPIGPVAGAEALTARLIEAGFETADWGPIALAGSQTSLLVAKMPTKSAATQEELVDPVLIVAVGNDALSKALADALSSDLSRRDRKVLLAVGDMDETGAGRLDAVGSDSDGGLKDLLAAGSAKDLVLLPAMRPISGWPTKVVLRATMVIHAILNGAMKPPARLWLVAPGGAGVASHDPVSAALWGLGRVLINEYPDIETRLVDFSPTMAPAEAATRLGRLLANPGDEREFVLDLQGSSVLRVVPAKGFASRAERNRLTGECGMVLDLEHQGSPDGLAWKAVERHAPADDEIEIEVAATGLNFRDVMWALGLLPDEALEDGFAGATLGMECSGVVTRVGPTVTRFVPGDRVITFAPACFASHVKVAEKAVAPVPAQLDLEAAATIPVTFLTAYYALVDLARLEEGETILIHGGAGGVGLAALQIAHWRGAKVIATAGSPEKRALLDMLGAHHVLDSRSLAFHDEVMQLTGGDGVDVVLNSLFGEAMERSIAVLRPFGRFVELGKRDYYANSRIGLRPFRQNLSYFGVDADQLLTRRPKLATRLFDDLVKRFEEGVFSPLPYRVFDADRITDAFRLMQQSGHIGKILVRPPEMMPAPGQRPTPIHADATYLIVGGLGGFGVETARSLVERGARHLALVSRSGTVSETAGAVIADMESAGAEVRVYACDAAERPQVDKLFETIAKEMPPLKGIMHTAMVIDDALFQNLDATRIESVLAPKIAGASNLDAASRGLPIDLFVLYSSATTLIGNPGQAAYVAANAYLEGLARQRHAAGLPALTVAWGAIADVGYLARNAEVNAMLSMRMGAQALTARQALKGLHLALDAGLDDPVIAYARMNWASAKRELAIMATPLAEVVMRNVDDSVAASTGDGELGRQIAELPQREAIKLVCDILADEISHILRLPLEDIDPVRPLTEIGMDSLMALELRMAAEQKLGFDIPLLSLANGATLSAIATRVVERVQGSEGALSGDAEIVAARHVAEDEGIDVSAAMSAIEERSAETKRLI